One Candidatus Dadabacteria bacterium genomic window, GCGGATGTCCTTATATCGGTGAGCGGACTGACGGAAGCGACAAAGGGGCTGTTTGCCTCGCCGGACTACTACTCGTTCCTCAGAGACTACTGGAAGCGGATGGGCGCTGATATTTCCCCCGAAAAACCGTTTGAAGATTTCTGGAACGAGTCGCTCAAAAAAGGCGGTGTTTCCGTTCCCGTTCAACCGGAGGCGGTTTCAATCTCAGGGCGTATGCGCCTGTTCTCTTTTTCGGGCAGGGACGCGGAATTTGAAGGAGACGGCAACCTGCGCCTGATGCCTTTCCCGTCCGCAAAGTTTTATGACGGCAGGGGGGCAAACAAGCCGTGGCTGCAGGAACTGCCGGACTCTCTTACATCGGTGGTTTGGGACTCATGGGTGGAGATGCACCCGTCCGTGGCGGAGGAAATGGGAGCGCGGGACGGCTCGTTTGTAAAGGTTGAGTCTCCCTTCGGCTCTTTTGAGACGCAGGCGTTTGTTCACGAGGGCATATCTCCGGACACGGTCGCAATGCCGATAGGGCTCGGGCATGACAGTTACGGAAGATACGCAAAGGGCAGGGGAGTCAGCCCGATGGAGATACTGTCCACCCGCTCAGACGCGCTTTCGGGCGGGTATGCGTGGCTCTCCACAAAAGTCCGCATCATCCCGACCGGCAGAGACGGACTGCTGGTGCGCACACAATACACAAAATCACAGCACGGAAGAGAAGTGGCGCAAACCGTTGACATCAAAGACCTCGGCCACAAACACGACAACGGGCATGATGGACACGGACACCACCCTGATTTTTATCCCGACCTGAAATATGAAAAATACAGATGGGGCATGTCAATTGACCTGTCAAAATGCACCGGTTGCGGGGCGTGCGTGACTGCGTGCTACGCGGAGAACAACATACCGTTTGTCGGCAAAGAGCAGGTTGCGCGGCGCAGGGAAATGGCCTGGCTCAGAATAGACAGATTTTTTGAAAAGAATCCCGACGGGGAGGTTACGGCGCGGTTTGTTCCGGTTCCGTGCCAGCATTGCGGCAACGCCCCGTGCGAGCCGGTGTGCCCCGTTTACGCCACCTACCACAATCACGAAGGGCTGAACGGAATGATATACAACCGCTGCGTGGGAACCAGATACTGCTCCAACAACTGCACCTACAAAGTGAGGAGATTCAACTGGTATTCATACAAAGTGCCCGAGCCGCTCAACTGGCAGTTCAACCCCGATGTTACCGTAAGAACGAAAGGGGTCATGGAAAAGTGCAGTTTCTGCGTCCAGAGAATAAGGCAGTCTCACGACACCGCCAAAGACGAGGGAAGGGACATACGAGACGGGGAAGTGGTAACGGCCTGCCAGCAGACTTGCGCCACAAACGCAATAGAGTTCGGCAACCTGCTGGACCCTAACAGCAGGGTCTCGGAGGCGTCTCACGACGAGAGGGGCTACAAACTTTTTGAGGAAATAAACACGAAACCCGCGGTTACCTATTTGAAGGACGTAACCCAGTCGTAAAAAGACGGAAGGAAACCGGCTGAAGTGGAAAAGAAACCGAACAATCTCACTTATTCAAAGGTTACCGCCGATGTGGTCCGGGTTCTTGAAAAGCCCTCCAAGGAGTGGGGGATGCTGTTCGGAACGGCGCTGTTCTTTGTCGGCATCGGGCTTGTGTGCTTTCTTTATCAGGTTTACACCGGGCTTGGCGTGGCGGGCTTCCGTCATCCGGTTTTCTGGGGAATCTACATAACGGACTTTGTTTTCTGGGTCGGAATCGCGCATTCCGGAACTCTGATATCCGCCGTTCTTTTTCTTTTCAGGGCGCGGTTTCGCATGTCCATCTACAGGCTCGCCGAGGCGATGACGGTTTTTGCCGTTTTGACCGCCGGGCTGTTTCCGATAATCCATCTGGGAAGGCCCTGGAATTTCTACTGGCTGTTTCCCTACCCGAACCAGAGGGAGTTATGGGTGAACTTCAAATCGCCCCTTGTGTGGGATGTTTTCGCCGTCAGCACCTACCTGACGGTCAGTTCCATATTCTTCTTCGTGGGCATGATTCCCGACCTTGCCGCCATTAGAGACAAGGTGACGGGGCGTGTGCGCAAGACGGTGTATTCACTGCTGTCGCTGGGGTGGAAGGGGTCAAACTGGGAATGGCTGCACTACACGAGGGCGTATCTGTATTTCGCCGCGTTTGCCACCCCGCTTGTTCTGTCCGTCCACAGCGTTGTGTCTTGGGACTTTGCAATGGCAAGCCTGCCGGGCTGGCACACGACCATCTTCGCCCCCTACTTTGTGGCGGGCGCCATATTTTCAGGGCTTGCGATGGTCATAACGCTCGCAATTCCCATTCGCAAAATCTATCACCTTGAAGACTACATAACGATGGACAACTTTGACGGGATGGCGAAACTCATCATCTTCACCTCCCTGATACTCGGATACGCCTACGGGGTTGAGTTCCTGTTCGCGTGGTACAGCGGCGTTCCCGCCGAGTGGGAGCAGTTTGTCTACAGGGCGGTGGGAGAATACGCTCCGTTTTATTGGACTATGATCGTGTGCAATGTTGTCTGCCCCGTGTTTCTGTGGTTCAAGCGGTTTCGCCACAACCTGAACTTTTTGTTTGTAATTTCCATACTGATAAACATAGGCATGTGGTTTGAGCGTTTTAACATAATCGTCATATCCCTTTCCCGCGATTTTGACCCGGCGGTCTGGGGGGTTTACAAACTGTCATGGGTGGAAGTCGGTCTCACGGTCGGCAGTTTCGGGTGGTTTTTCATGTTCTTCCTCATATTCCTGAAAACGCTTCCCTCCATAGCGATAGCGGAGATAAAGGAAATACTGCCGCTCCCGCGCAAAAAAACGGAGGTGGGCGGTGAGTAGGAAAACAAGGGACGGAGTGCTTGGCGTTTACTCCCATATAGACACCCTTACGGACTGCCTGAAAACCCTGAAACGGGAGGGGTTTGAAAACATAAGGGTATTCTCTCCCGTTCCGAGCCATGAGGTTGAGGAACTGGTTGCGGAGCCGGAAAGCCCGGTCAGGTTCTTTACCCTTTTCGGCGCTCTGCTTGGCGGGGCGTGCGGTGTGGCGCTCACGGTCATCACGGCGAGCGACTGGCCGATACAGGTGAGCGCAAAACCGGTTGTGTCCATAACGCCCTTTACGGTCATCATATTTGAACTCACAATTCTCATGGGGGCGCTGTCAACGCTTATGGGTCTGCTCATAAACTCTTTTCTGCGCAGAAGAAGCCCCGTTACCATGTATGACCCCAGATTTTCCGATGACAAGTTCGGAATAATGGTGGTCTGCTCAAGCGAGGATGAAAGCAACTCCGCGCGCGAGATAATGCTTTCGGGCGGAGCGGAGGAGGTCAAAATTGACTCTGCGTAAAACCGCTTTGCTTGCGCTTGCGGCGGTTGCCCTGATGCCGGGATACTGCCGGGCGTTTCCATGGTCGCTTGACATGTGGGTTCAGCCCTCGTCCGACCCGTATGAAAAGCCCGTGCTTCATCCGCAGAAATCCGTCAGCGTAAACGCCGCTCCGGCAAAAAGCAGGGAGGAAACCGAGGCAATTGAGAAATCCCCCGTCCCCGCCACCGCCGCCTCAATTAAAAGGGGAGAGAGGCTTTATAAATACAACTGCGTTTCCTG contains:
- a CDS encoding molybdopterin-dependent oxidoreductase gives rise to the protein MSDKIKDGKNKTEEGISRRDFLKVVGVAGGAAAASGGCSFEPVEQIIPYVIPPENSVPGIPDYYSSTCRECPAGCGIVVKTREGRAIKIEGAPENPINSGALCARGQASPQGLYNPDRVKSPLLKNEEGKFRAATWKDAEKALADRIQDLVAKGRGDRIVYLDGVETGSYDELLGIWADATGARRYHYETFSHEPIKKANEIVFGADSVPAYKIEEAEYLLSFGADYLETWLSPVSGGRGLGKLRSIKDGKIGKVVQVEARMSMTGASADRMINISPGSEVFLALGIANAMAKKAANVEDYIASLVSDHTPEEVSRKISVPAETIYEIAEEMLSKKSLAIGGGAAGTASNATEMLVAVNLLNHLSGNMNETVDFSDALAVSKSASYGEMLSLIKDMEKGAVEVLIVRGINPAFVLPRAAGFKKAMEKVAFSVSFSPFMDETAGMCSAVLPDNHPLESWGDFRARESFHGIVQPAVERVFNTKSSADVLISVSGLTEATKGLFASPDYYSFLRDYWKRMGADISPEKPFEDFWNESLKKGGVSVPVQPEAVSISGRMRLFSFSGRDAEFEGDGNLRLMPFPSAKFYDGRGANKPWLQELPDSLTSVVWDSWVEMHPSVAEEMGARDGSFVKVESPFGSFETQAFVHEGISPDTVAMPIGLGHDSYGRYAKGRGVSPMEILSTRSDALSGGYAWLSTKVRIIPTGRDGLLVRTQYTKSQHGREVAQTVDIKDLGHKHDNGHDGHGHHPDFYPDLKYEKYRWGMSIDLSKCTGCGACVTACYAENNIPFVGKEQVARRREMAWLRIDRFFEKNPDGEVTARFVPVPCQHCGNAPCEPVCPVYATYHNHEGLNGMIYNRCVGTRYCSNNCTYKVRRFNWYSYKVPEPLNWQFNPDVTVRTKGVMEKCSFCVQRIRQSHDTAKDEGRDIRDGEVVTACQQTCATNAIEFGNLLDPNSRVSEASHDERGYKLFEEINTKPAVTYLKDVTQS
- the nrfD gene encoding polysulfide reductase NrfD, which translates into the protein MEKKPNNLTYSKVTADVVRVLEKPSKEWGMLFGTALFFVGIGLVCFLYQVYTGLGVAGFRHPVFWGIYITDFVFWVGIAHSGTLISAVLFLFRARFRMSIYRLAEAMTVFAVLTAGLFPIIHLGRPWNFYWLFPYPNQRELWVNFKSPLVWDVFAVSTYLTVSSIFFFVGMIPDLAAIRDKVTGRVRKTVYSLLSLGWKGSNWEWLHYTRAYLYFAAFATPLVLSVHSVVSWDFAMASLPGWHTTIFAPYFVAGAIFSGLAMVITLAIPIRKIYHLEDYITMDNFDGMAKLIIFTSLILGYAYGVEFLFAWYSGVPAEWEQFVYRAVGEYAPFYWTMIVCNVVCPVFLWFKRFRHNLNFLFVISILINIGMWFERFNIIVISLSRDFDPAVWGVYKLSWVEVGLTVGSFGWFFMFFLIFLKTLPSIAIAEIKEILPLPRKKTEVGGE
- a CDS encoding DUF3341 domain-containing protein; this encodes MSRKTRDGVLGVYSHIDTLTDCLKTLKREGFENIRVFSPVPSHEVEELVAEPESPVRFFTLFGALLGGACGVALTVITASDWPIQVSAKPVVSITPFTVIIFELTILMGALSTLMGLLINSFLRRRSPVTMYDPRFSDDKFGIMVVCSSEDESNSAREIMLSGGAEEVKIDSA
- a CDS encoding c-type cytochrome — encoded protein: MTLRKTALLALAAVALMPGYCRAFPWSLDMWVQPSSDPYEKPVLHPQKSVSVNAAPAKSREETEAIEKSPVPATAASIKRGERLYKYNCVSCHGLKGLGDGLIITKGHGFYPVNLTAPGVVARTDGYLYAYIMYGGKVMMPAYAENMPVQGDAWHIVNYVRNLQEEVAGPKGKQENETNK